One Drosophila subobscura isolate 14011-0131.10 chromosome U, UCBerk_Dsub_1.0, whole genome shotgun sequence DNA window includes the following coding sequences:
- the LOC117900937 gene encoding uncharacterized protein LOC117900937 encodes MFGNPYLKSLFWLVSFGGIGYGLMRLTEPNADKIDRIKASARGNINQTDDEKRKALFMKRLQEAAATSTPLYRTPTGDKKD; translated from the coding sequence ATGTTTGGCAATCCGTATTTAAAGTCCCTGTTCTGGCTTGTATCCTTCGGTGGCATTGGTTATGGCCTGATGCGGCTGACCGAGCCAAATGCCGATAAAATTGATCGTATTAAGGCCTCTGCCCGCGGTAATATTAACCAAACGGACGATGAGAAAAGGAAGGCGTTGTTCATGAAGCGTCTGCAGGAGGCGGCCGCCACCAGTACACCACTGTACAGGACACCAACAGGGGACAAAAAAGATTAG
- the LOC117900049 gene encoding ras guanine nucleotide exchange factor Q isoform X2 — protein MEPNDEVVERQKLVPNDVETEEEAQSQSAPKSAQTPASPAVPNIKIKGISSGDTTRSRNSASCSIERTISEKDKDKGQQPTATKVTYVNERRPRPQAQGGSGGAGDERFEFKTRPRKLLKDGDALEPTHSSASSLNAITLVSSEWLSPDPTITNTTTAISTSTVTNNNNNNDSTKPNHNDTSNNNNSNTNTPRSQRRKTAAAAPATAATSMPNASVHSDKFDDRPIKHHSFVSEVPDVKHMERALLGLLDDFHSGKLKAFGSGCTMDQMTKIREQQESLAKLHFELAAAEEDSLEHGNEFNTNKAQENMLQLMQRLEQLSISIEQLQTSHTGL, from the exons atggaGCCCAACGATGAAGTGGTAGAACGCCAGAAACTCGTGCCAAACGATGTGGAAACGGAGGAAGAAGCTCAAAGCCAAAGCGCACCGAAATCAGCTCAAACCCCTGCCTCGCCCGCGGTGCCAAAC ATCAAAATCAAAGGCATATCCAGTGGGGACACCACACGTAGCCGGAATTCTGCCTCCTGTTCCATAGAGCGTACCATATCCgagaaggacaaggacaagggaCAACAGCCCACTGCCACCAAGGTGACCTATGTAAACGAGAGACGACCGCGCCCCCAGGCCCAGGGCGGCAGCGGTGGTGCTGGCGATGAACGTTTCGAGTTCAAAACGAGGCCACGCAAATTGCTCAAAG ATGGCGATGCATTGGAGCCAACACACAGCAGTGCAAGTAGCTTGAATGCCATTACATTGGTGAGCAGCGAGTGGCTATCCCCAGATCCCACTATCACAAacaccaccaccgccatcagcaccagcaccgtcacgaataacaacaacaacaacgacagcacaAAACCCAACCACAACGACaccagcaataacaataacagcaatACAAACACACCGCGATCGCAGCGTcgcaaaacagcagcagcagcaccagcaacagcagccacatcgaTGCCAAATGCCAGCGTTCATAGCGACAAATTCGATGATCGTCCAATAAAACATCATTCCTTTGTCTCCGAAGTGCCCGATGTGAAGCATATGGAACGTGCCCTCCTTGGCCTGCTGGACGACTTTCATTCGGGCAAGCTGAAGGCATTCG GCTCTGGCTGCACCATGGATCAGATGACCAAGATACGGGAGCAACAGGAGAGTCTGgccaaattgcatttcgaaCTGGCTGCCGCCGAGGAGGATTCCCTGGAGCATGGCAACGAGTTCAACACGAACAAGGCGCAGGAGAATATGCTGCAGCTGATGCAGCGACTCGAACAGTTGTCCATCTCCATTGAGCAGTTGCAGACGAGTCACACGGGTCTCTGA
- the LOC117900049 gene encoding ras guanine nucleotide exchange factor Q isoform X1, which translates to MEPNDEVVERQKLVPNDVETEEEAQSQSAPKSAQTPASPAVPNIKIKGISSGDTTRSRNSASCSIERTISEKDKDKGQQPTATKVTYVNERRPRPQAQGGSGGAGDERFEFKTRPRKLLKDGDALEPTHSSASSLNAITLVSSEWLSPDPTITNTTTAISTSTVTNNNNNNDSTKPNHNDTSNNNNSNTNTPRSQRRKTAAAAPATAATSMPNASVHSDKFDDRPIKHHSFVSEVPDVKHMERALLGLLDDFHSGKLKAFAGSGCTMDQMTKIREQQESLAKLHFELAAAEEDSLEHGNEFNTNKAQENMLQLMQRLEQLSISIEQLQTSHTGL; encoded by the exons atggaGCCCAACGATGAAGTGGTAGAACGCCAGAAACTCGTGCCAAACGATGTGGAAACGGAGGAAGAAGCTCAAAGCCAAAGCGCACCGAAATCAGCTCAAACCCCTGCCTCGCCCGCGGTGCCAAAC ATCAAAATCAAAGGCATATCCAGTGGGGACACCACACGTAGCCGGAATTCTGCCTCCTGTTCCATAGAGCGTACCATATCCgagaaggacaaggacaagggaCAACAGCCCACTGCCACCAAGGTGACCTATGTAAACGAGAGACGACCGCGCCCCCAGGCCCAGGGCGGCAGCGGTGGTGCTGGCGATGAACGTTTCGAGTTCAAAACGAGGCCACGCAAATTGCTCAAAG ATGGCGATGCATTGGAGCCAACACACAGCAGTGCAAGTAGCTTGAATGCCATTACATTGGTGAGCAGCGAGTGGCTATCCCCAGATCCCACTATCACAAacaccaccaccgccatcagcaccagcaccgtcacgaataacaacaacaacaacgacagcacaAAACCCAACCACAACGACaccagcaataacaataacagcaatACAAACACACCGCGATCGCAGCGTcgcaaaacagcagcagcagcaccagcaacagcagccacatcgaTGCCAAATGCCAGCGTTCATAGCGACAAATTCGATGATCGTCCAATAAAACATCATTCCTTTGTCTCCGAAGTGCCCGATGTGAAGCATATGGAACGTGCCCTCCTTGGCCTGCTGGACGACTTTCATTCGGGCAAGCTGAAGGCATTCG CAGGCTCTGGCTGCACCATGGATCAGATGACCAAGATACGGGAGCAACAGGAGAGTCTGgccaaattgcatttcgaaCTGGCTGCCGCCGAGGAGGATTCCCTGGAGCATGGCAACGAGTTCAACACGAACAAGGCGCAGGAGAATATGCTGCAGCTGATGCAGCGACTCGAACAGTTGTCCATCTCCATTGAGCAGTTGCAGACGAGTCACACGGGTCTCTGA
- the LOC117900050 gene encoding uncharacterized protein LOC117900050 isoform X2, whose protein sequence is MLPEHVPLASIANMPSVIQFGANKDFQTLTHQQELDKSFLGYQKRNWVQSNSKIDTERERELLKSLLATTIETDQSGSGLDNLIPDGISYRDLGTLTDEDLRLFGFTSATHREEMLKTFAKMPNQDPSYDYLCNTDMAKQYNSQILGKTTNHAMSLRASLAATNYKMQVMPVEDFVVGDKRYASRFALETLEQMSKDLKKIEKTVDELQKIDEAQAKAGSKKKLNLVTCAYYAAMAVGLSCAWFWWWSKHNGTARLDRISVAT, encoded by the exons ATGCTCCCAGAACATGTGCCATTGGCATCCATTGCAAATATGCCGTCAGTTATACAGTTTGGCGCCAACAAGGACTTCCAAACGCTTACCCATCAACAGGAGCTGGATAAATCATTTCTGGGCTATCAGAAGCGTAACTGGGTGCAGTCCAACAGCAAGATAGACACAGAGCGCGAGCGGGAGTTACTCAAgtcgctgctggccaccaccATAGAGACGGATCAGTCCGGCAGTGGCTTGGACAACCTCATACCCGATGGCATCAGCTACCGCGACTTGGGCACGCTTACCGACGAGGATCTGCGGCTGTTTGGCTTCACCTCGGCAACGCATCGCGAGGAAATgctcaaaacttttgccaaaatgcCCAACCAGGATCCCAGCTATGATTACCTGTGCAACACGGACATGGCCAAGCAATACAACTCGCAAATTCTGGGCAAAACCACAAATCATGCCATGTCGCTGCGCGCCTCCCTTGCTGCCACCAATTACAAGATGCAAGTGATGCCTGTGGAGGATTTTGTGGTGGGCGATAAGCGCTATGCAAGTCGTTTTGCGCTGGAGACATTGGAACAAATGTCCAAGGACCTGAAGAAGATTGAAAAAACAGTCGATGAGCTGCAGAAAATTGATGAAGCGCAGGccaaggcaggcagcaagaaG aagttaaatttgGTTACTTGCGCTTACTACGCAGCCATGGCTGTGGGTTTGTCCTGTGCCTGGTTTTGGTGGTGGTCCAAGCATAATGGAACCGCACGACTGGACAGGATCTCGGTGGCAACttga
- the LOC117900054 gene encoding cytochrome c oxidase subunit 7A1, mitochondrial — MALPEGLSSKMKVFQAVNDVPVFLKGGPIDKALFGITAGLCGIGLISIVHMIYTMGFAKKKA, encoded by the exons ATGGCGCTACCCGAGGGATTGTCTAGCAAAATGAAGGTTTTCCAG GCTGTCAACGATGTGCCAGTTTTCCTGAAAGGTGGACCCATTGACAAGGCCCTGTTCGGCATTACGGCGGGTCTGTGCGGAATCGGACTGATAAGCATTGTCCATATGATCTACACGATGGGCTTTGCAAAGAAGAAGGCCTAA
- the LOC117900048 gene encoding 2-phosphoxylose phosphatase 1, with protein sequence MLLLKELMRLATQHRTFYCYVLLSIWIFLLIAGMYRYMGNVESSSGAGAGFGPSSGTISSLGDNSASSYAQRFAKYRERCAPLAQLQRLDDGGILEGWKLQGVLLVIRHGDRGPMSHVRTTGINCGVAGGTDNLVNRYRSFLHNSSSSASGSNHMYWNKVGPFHGFPLLPATERGCPLGQLTYKGISQLLHVGDIMHQVYAHPLGLLLKPPLSRGGTETTPHTLLNSDEVVVYTTRYRRTFQSALAMLFTLLPADKWLGLNVRESHSMAFCFGECTCAQSALLRKRLQAMGDVQLLRQSDVLEAMQWIGGTLLQHTPNGITNPFEVVDAMLTVLCHEAALPCRRKKRSPTARPARKNPNQELVDVINIDQDETATNLQPEANNGIVEPESNEADNGNPSSPQGEADHQEGCVEATHVDTLMSFADDLSKRSADHPYYKLSGLLRSYGMIRHIVSYMLKMISGDRTKFVLYSGHDCTMQYLTAALGIANSQGQTIAYASRLAFEVYRSEAHTDYYFRVVYNGRDVTQQIDFCEGGKSLRVTRDSRGNKADLCPIENIIRFLHEDYFAPLNATNFKEACGTTNPPKANEF encoded by the exons ATGTTGCTGCTCAAGGAACTGATGCGTCTGGCCACGCAGCATCGCACCTTCTACTGCTACGTGCTGCTCAGCATTTGGATCTTTCTACTCATAGCGG GCATGTATCGCTATATGGGAAATGTGGAGAGCAGCtctggtgctggcgctggctttGGCCCCAGCTCGGGCACAATCAGTTCCTTGGGTGACAACTCCGCCTCGTCGTATGCTCAGCGCTTTGCCAAGTATCGGGAGCGTTGTGCACCGCTGGCACAGTTGCAGCGTCTGGATGATGGCGGCATCTTGGAGGGTTGGAAGCTGCAGGGCGTGCTGCTGGTCATACGTCACGGGGATCGTGGACCCATGTCGCATGTGCGCACCACTGGCATCAATTGTGGCGTTGCTGGGGGCACTGATAACCTGGTCAACAG ATATCGCAGTTTTCTGCACAATTCGAGCAGCTCGGCTTCGGGCTCGAATCACATGTACTGGAACAAGGTGGGACCCTTTCATGGCtttccgctgctgccagccacCGAGCGTGGCTGTCCATTGGGGCAGCTTACCTACAA GGGCATCTCTCAATTGCTGCATGTGGGCGACATCATGCATCAGGTGTACGCACATCCATTGGGGCTGCTGCTTAAGCCGCCACTCAGTCGCGGTGGCACGGAGACTACACCGCACACGCTGCTCAATTCGGATGAGGTGGTGGTCTACACCACACGCTATCGTCGCACCTTTCAGTCCGCTTTGGCCATGCTGTTCACGCTACTGCCGGCGGACAAGTGGCTGGGCCTCAACGTGCGCGAATCCCACAGCATGGCCTTCTGCTTTGGGGAGTGCACCTGTGCCCAGTCGGCGCTGCTGCGCAAACGACTGCAGGCCATGGGCGATGTGCAGCTGTTGAGGCAATCGGATGTGCTGGAGGCAATGCAATGGATTGGCGGCACCTTGTTGCAGCATACACCGAACGGCATCACCAATCCCTTCGAAGTTGTCGACGCTATGCTGACGGTGCTGTGCCACGAGGCGGCACTGCCTTGTCGGCGCAAGAAACGCAGTCCGACGGCCAGGCCAGCGCGAAAGAATCCCAACCAGGAGCTGGTGGATGTCATCAACATTGATCAGGATGAGACGGCGACCAATCTGCAGCCAGAGGCAAACAATGGCATCGTGGAACCAGAGTCGAATGAGGCGGACAATGGCAATCCCTCATCGCCACAGGGGGAAGCGGATCATCAAGAGGGTTGCGTGGAGGCGACCCATGTGGACACCCTGATGTCCTTTGCCGATGATCTGTCCAAGCGTTCCGCGGATCATCCCTACTACAAGCTGTCCGGCCTGCTGCGATCCTATGGCATGATACGGCACATCGTCAGCTACATGCTCAAGATGATATCCGGAGATCGTACCAAGTTTGTCCTTTACTCCGGCCACGACTGCACCATGCAGTATCTGACAGCGGCGCTGGGTATCGCCAATAGCCAGGGCCAGACCATTGCGTACGCCTCGCGGCTGGCCTTCGAGGTGTACCGCAGCGAGGCGCACACAGACTACTACTTTCGGGTCGTCTACAATGGTCGGGATGTCACGCAGCAGATTGACTTTTGTGAGGGTGGCAAGAGTCTGCGTGTCACCCGCGACTCGAGGGGCAACAAGGCGGATCTGTGTCCCATCGAGAACATTATTCGATTTCTGCACGAGGATTACTTTGCGCCGCTGAATGCCACCAACTTTAAGGAAGCCTGTGGCACCACCAATCCACCAAAGGCAAATGAGTTCTAG
- the LOC117900053 gene encoding uncharacterized protein LOC117900053, producing the protein MTKTNKTPQKQCETDIKSTTLTPVRYLDSPCQQSPTSHDATLATCKTRLETLVKQLQDNYAKWQLAQQRGTSICYAIEAKKTKCLEKSEGDDGSGSAYPDDLLLPCKKLAIIASIFGDIANNTRETLRQLRGLTKLPGAAADTIFYRSWRLAQFVAFTVELAERYEQEALVKTQVAENIAHCTRRSELIEHTSLWEYPEHADAYVRLGFLLLAEEVTLK; encoded by the exons atgaccaaaacaaacaaaacgccgCAAAAACAATGCGAAACAGATATAAAAAGTACAACTTTAACTCCAGTGCGAT ATCTGGACAGCCCTTGCCAGCAATCTCCCACAAGTCACGATGCAACTTTGGCCACATGCAAAACGCGTCTGGAAACGTTGGTAAAACAACTCCAGGATAACTATGCCAAATGGCAGCTAGCCCAGCAGCGCGGCACTTCCATCTGCTATGCCATTGAGGCCAAGAAGACCAAGTGCCTGGAGAAAAGCGAGGGTGATGACGGCAGCGGCTCTGCCTATCCAGATGATCTTTTGTTGCCCTGCAAAAAGTTGGCCATTATTGCTTCAATCTTTGGCGACATTGCCAACAACACACGCGAAACACTGAGGCAGCTGCGTGGGCTCACAAAACTGCCTGGAGCGGCGGCAGACACAATATTCTATCGCTCCTGGCGGCTGGCGCAGTTTGTGGCGTTTACAGTGGAACTGGCGGAGCGGTACGAACAGGAGGCGCTGGTCAAAACACAGGTGGCAG AGAACATTGCGCACTGCACGAGGAGAAGCGAGCTGATAGAGCACACAAGCCTCTGGGAGTATCCCGAGCATGCCGATGCCTACGTTAGATTGggatttctgctgctggccgaggaAGTtactttaaaataa
- the LOC117900936 gene encoding protein CEBPZOS — translation MLPKTPKPAFWRFIKGSAKTLFVVEAVCFAASYGVYYRMNTNREFRQHIHENYPFVLDYYYKIGEILGENQARQSDAHYWSALKKSE, via the exons ATGTTACCGAAAACACCCAAGCCTGCATTTTGGAGATTCATCAAGGGTAGCGCCAAGACTCTCTTTGTGGTGGAAGCGGTTTGTTTTGCGGCCAGCTACGGCGTCTATTACCGCATGAACACGAATCGAG AATTCCGTCAGCATATACACGAGAACTATCCCTTTGTGCTTGATTACTACTACAAAATCGGCGAGATCCTCGGCGAAAATCAGGCCCGTCAGTCGGACGCCCATTACTGGAGCGCCTTGAAGAAGAGCGAGTAA
- the LOC117900050 gene encoding uncharacterized protein LOC117900050 isoform X1: MLPEHVPLASIANMPSVIQFGANKDFQTLTHQQELDKSFLGYQKRNWVQSNSKIDTERERELLKSLLATTIETDQSGSGLDNLIPDGISYRDLGTLTDEDLRLFGFTSATHREEMLKTFAKMPNQDPSYDYLCNTDMAKQYNSQILGKTTNHAMSLRASLAATNYKMQVMPVEDFVVGDKRYASRFALETLEQMSKDLKKIEKTVDELQKIDEAQAKAGSKKKKLNLVTCAYYAAMAVGLSCAWFWWWSKHNGTARLDRISVAT; this comes from the exons ATGCTCCCAGAACATGTGCCATTGGCATCCATTGCAAATATGCCGTCAGTTATACAGTTTGGCGCCAACAAGGACTTCCAAACGCTTACCCATCAACAGGAGCTGGATAAATCATTTCTGGGCTATCAGAAGCGTAACTGGGTGCAGTCCAACAGCAAGATAGACACAGAGCGCGAGCGGGAGTTACTCAAgtcgctgctggccaccaccATAGAGACGGATCAGTCCGGCAGTGGCTTGGACAACCTCATACCCGATGGCATCAGCTACCGCGACTTGGGCACGCTTACCGACGAGGATCTGCGGCTGTTTGGCTTCACCTCGGCAACGCATCGCGAGGAAATgctcaaaacttttgccaaaatgcCCAACCAGGATCCCAGCTATGATTACCTGTGCAACACGGACATGGCCAAGCAATACAACTCGCAAATTCTGGGCAAAACCACAAATCATGCCATGTCGCTGCGCGCCTCCCTTGCTGCCACCAATTACAAGATGCAAGTGATGCCTGTGGAGGATTTTGTGGTGGGCGATAAGCGCTATGCAAGTCGTTTTGCGCTGGAGACATTGGAACAAATGTCCAAGGACCTGAAGAAGATTGAAAAAACAGTCGATGAGCTGCAGAAAATTGATGAAGCGCAGGccaaggcaggcagcaagaaG aaaaagttaaatttgGTTACTTGCGCTTACTACGCAGCCATGGCTGTGGGTTTGTCCTGTGCCTGGTTTTGGTGGTGGTCCAAGCATAATGGAACCGCACGACTGGACAGGATCTCGGTGGCAACttga
- the LOC117900049 gene encoding coiled-coil domain-containing protein 28B isoform X4, whose product MEPNDEVVERQKLVPNDVETEEEAQSQSAPKSAQTPASPAVPNIKIKGISSGDTTRSRNSASCSIERTISEKDKDKGQQPTATKVTYVNERRPRPQAQGGSGGAGDERFEFKTRPRKLLKVPDVKHMERALLGLLDDFHSGKLKAFGSGCTMDQMTKIREQQESLAKLHFELAAAEEDSLEHGNEFNTNKAQENMLQLMQRLEQLSISIEQLQTSHTGL is encoded by the exons atggaGCCCAACGATGAAGTGGTAGAACGCCAGAAACTCGTGCCAAACGATGTGGAAACGGAGGAAGAAGCTCAAAGCCAAAGCGCACCGAAATCAGCTCAAACCCCTGCCTCGCCCGCGGTGCCAAAC ATCAAAATCAAAGGCATATCCAGTGGGGACACCACACGTAGCCGGAATTCTGCCTCCTGTTCCATAGAGCGTACCATATCCgagaaggacaaggacaagggaCAACAGCCCACTGCCACCAAGGTGACCTATGTAAACGAGAGACGACCGCGCCCCCAGGCCCAGGGCGGCAGCGGTGGTGCTGGCGATGAACGTTTCGAGTTCAAAACGAGGCCACGCAAATTGCTCAAAG TGCCCGATGTGAAGCATATGGAACGTGCCCTCCTTGGCCTGCTGGACGACTTTCATTCGGGCAAGCTGAAGGCATTCG GCTCTGGCTGCACCATGGATCAGATGACCAAGATACGGGAGCAACAGGAGAGTCTGgccaaattgcatttcgaaCTGGCTGCCGCCGAGGAGGATTCCCTGGAGCATGGCAACGAGTTCAACACGAACAAGGCGCAGGAGAATATGCTGCAGCTGATGCAGCGACTCGAACAGTTGTCCATCTCCATTGAGCAGTTGCAGACGAGTCACACGGGTCTCTGA
- the LOC117900049 gene encoding coiled-coil domain-containing protein 28B isoform X3, with amino-acid sequence MEPNDEVVERQKLVPNDVETEEEAQSQSAPKSAQTPASPAVPNIKIKGISSGDTTRSRNSASCSIERTISEKDKDKGQQPTATKVTYVNERRPRPQAQGGSGGAGDERFEFKTRPRKLLKVPDVKHMERALLGLLDDFHSGKLKAFAGSGCTMDQMTKIREQQESLAKLHFELAAAEEDSLEHGNEFNTNKAQENMLQLMQRLEQLSISIEQLQTSHTGL; translated from the exons atggaGCCCAACGATGAAGTGGTAGAACGCCAGAAACTCGTGCCAAACGATGTGGAAACGGAGGAAGAAGCTCAAAGCCAAAGCGCACCGAAATCAGCTCAAACCCCTGCCTCGCCCGCGGTGCCAAAC ATCAAAATCAAAGGCATATCCAGTGGGGACACCACACGTAGCCGGAATTCTGCCTCCTGTTCCATAGAGCGTACCATATCCgagaaggacaaggacaagggaCAACAGCCCACTGCCACCAAGGTGACCTATGTAAACGAGAGACGACCGCGCCCCCAGGCCCAGGGCGGCAGCGGTGGTGCTGGCGATGAACGTTTCGAGTTCAAAACGAGGCCACGCAAATTGCTCAAAG TGCCCGATGTGAAGCATATGGAACGTGCCCTCCTTGGCCTGCTGGACGACTTTCATTCGGGCAAGCTGAAGGCATTCG CAGGCTCTGGCTGCACCATGGATCAGATGACCAAGATACGGGAGCAACAGGAGAGTCTGgccaaattgcatttcgaaCTGGCTGCCGCCGAGGAGGATTCCCTGGAGCATGGCAACGAGTTCAACACGAACAAGGCGCAGGAGAATATGCTGCAGCTGATGCAGCGACTCGAACAGTTGTCCATCTCCATTGAGCAGTTGCAGACGAGTCACACGGGTCTCTGA
- the LOC117900052 gene encoding ubiquitin carboxyl-terminal hydrolase produces the protein MSTWTPLESNPDVLTKYIHKLGVSPAWSVTDVMGLDEDMLAFIPRPVKAFILLFPCSEVYEKHRAEEHERIKDVKEQHPEDLFYMRQFTHNACGTVALIHSVANNKEVDVTGGVLKKFLEKTAALSPEERGNALEHDTEFTADHQALAQEGQTNAEEHESVIHHFIALVNKEGTLYELDGRKSFPIKHGKTTEETFVNDAAKVCKEFMARDPTEVRFTVLALTAAQD, from the exons ATGTCGACCTGGACGCCACTTGAATCCAACCCAGAT GTGCTGACCAAGTACATACACAAGCTAGGCGTGTCGCCGGCCTGGTCTGTGACTGACGTCATGGGGCTGGACGAAGACATGCTCGCGTTTATACCCCGTCCAGTGAAGGCGTTCATCTTGCTCTTCCCATGCAGTGAGGTT TATGAGAAACATCGTGCTGAGGAGCATGAGCGCATCAAGGATGTGAAGGAGCAGCATCCCGAGGATCTGTTCTATATGCGCCAGTTCACTCACAATGCCTGCGGCACTGTAGCCCTCATCCATAGCGTGGCCAATAATAAGGA GGTGGATGTAACTGGTGGAGTGCTCAAGAAGTTCCTCGAGAAAACTGCCGCTCTGTCGCCAGAGGAGCGTGGCAATGCTTTGGAGCACGACACCGAGTTCACAGCCGATCATCAGGCTTTGGCCCAGGAGGGTCAGACCAATGCCGAGGAGCATGAGAGTGTCATCCATCATTTCATTGCATTGGTGAACAAAGAGGGCACGCTGTACGAGCTCGATGGACGCAAATCGTTTCCCATTAAGCATGGCAAGACCACGGAGGAGACCTTCGTGAACGATGCGGCCAAGGTGTGCAAAGAGTTTATGGCACGTGATCCCACCGAAGTGCGTTTCACCGTTTTGGCCTTGACTGCTGCGCAGGATTAG